Proteins from a genomic interval of Medicago truncatula cultivar Jemalong A17 chromosome 3, MtrunA17r5.0-ANR, whole genome shotgun sequence:
- the LOC11408532 gene encoding F-box/kelch-repeat protein At3g23880 — MAQGNEGEDNRNAVDSSDSLVVETTNTQRQRLAAGTLTCPPEPELPALPFDLLPEILCRLPVKLLVQLRCVCKFFNSLISDPNFAKKHLRMSTKRHHLMLTNSCDYDYYYDRDIVMCDSPIPSIFSTSTVVTQTQLYIPNTLTNGHHCIDLMMSSCDGIFCGKLNNGSYFLWNPSIRKFKLLPPLRNHKWSLLSFGYDHFIDNYKVVAHSFKKVISVNTLGTDYWRRIKDIPYSNPISGHGLFVSGTVNWFAYDVIISLDLEKESYQKLRLPDFDNENNSWDVGVVRDCLCVFASSDEYWDVWIMKEYGNQESWTKLYTIPNLQDQDLEADRALYISEDDQLLVQCHQDWAECDDMKLVVYDSKAGTLNFPVFRNNYKHTHAEVYIESLISP, encoded by the coding sequence ATGGCGCAAGGAAACGAAGGTGAGGACAACCGAAACGCCGTCGATTCTTCTGACTCACTCGTGGTGGAAACAACCAACACTCAGAGGCAGCGATTGGCCGCCGGAACCCTAACATGCCCACCGGAGCCGGAGCTTCCAGCTCTTCCTTTTGATCTCCTGCCTGAGATTCTGTGTAGGCTTCCGGTGAAATTACTCGTACAGCTTCGATGCGTTTGTAAGTTTTTCAATTCTCTTATTTCTGATCCTAATTTCGCAAAGAAGCATCTTCGTATGTCAACCAAGCGCCACCACCTCATGCTAACAAATTCTTgtgattatgattattattatgatcGTGACATAGTTATGTGCGATTCTCCAATCCCTTCAATTTTCTCTACTTCTACCGTTGTTACACAAACACAACTTTACATTCCTAATACTCTCACAAATGGACATCACTGCATCGACCTGATGATGAGCTCTTGCGATGGCATATTTTGTGGTAAGCTCAATAATGGTTCTTATTTCTTATGGAACCCTTCCATTAGAAAGTTTAAGTTATTGCCTCCTTTGCGGAATCACAAATGGTCATTACTAAGCTTTGGATATGATCATTTTATTGATAATTATAAGGTTGTTGcccattctttcaaaaaagtgATTAGTGTTAATACTTTGGGGACTGATTATTGGAGAAGAATAAAGGACATTCCATATTCTAACCCCATTTCTGGACATGGACTATTTGTTAGTGGCACTGTTAATTGGTTTGCATATGATGTCATTATATCTCTTGATTTAGAGAAGGAGTCGTATCAAAAGCTTCGGCTACCTGATTTCGACAATGAAAATAATTCGTGGGACGTGGGTGTGGTGAGGGATTGCTTGTGTGTCTTTGCAAGTAGTGATGAATATTGGGATGTTTGGATTATGAAGGAGTATGGAAATCAAGAGTCTTGGACTAAATTGTACACTATTCCTAACCTGCAAGATCAGGATTTAGAAGCCGATAGAGCTTTATATATTTCAGAGGATGACCAACTATTGGTACAATGTCATCAGGATTGGGCTGAATGTGACGATATGAAGTTGGTTGTTTATGATTCTAAAGCTGGCACATTGAATTTTCCTGTGTTTCGAAACAACTATAAACATACACATGCCGAAGTCTACATTGAGAGTCTCATATCACCTTAA